DNA sequence from the Acidobacteriota bacterium genome:
CCGGGAGCACCGGGTTTGCGCAGGTCATCCGGGTATGGCCTGAAGTGTGGCGCGTTCTCACGCGTCAGAATTCCGGCAACGCCCGGCGCTGACTTCGCAGCGGACAGGTCAATCTTTACAACCCGGCCGGCTGCGATCGTGCTCTGAATCAGCGCGCCGTAAGTAAGTCTCGGGCGCGCAAATTCGGCGGCGTATTTCGCGGCACCGATGACCTTGACGTGACCGTCAATGCGGGCAATCGGCTGACCAATCGGTGATGATGTTGCAGCCATGATTCGTCACCCCATTGCAGCGACGTTGCTCAGGGCACGCACAATGGCGCGCTTGGCCAGCTCGATTTTGAACGAGTTGTATTTGTAACCTTTCGCTGCTGCGAGCTCGGCTTCGGCTGCGACACGAAATGTGTTCTCGTTGGCTTCCTGGCCGATCAATTTTTTCTCCGCAACATTTGCGCGCCACGGTTTATGCGCGACGCCGCCGAGAGCGACGCGCGCGGCATTGATCTCATTGTTTGAACCTAGATCAAGCGCAGCTGCCACGCTGACCAATGCAAACGCATAGCTGGCACGGTCGCGCACCTTTAAGTAATGCGACCGCACTGCGAAGGGGATTGCTGGGAGATCGACAGCGATGATTAATTCGTCCGGTCCAAGATTTGTGTCCCGTTCAGGTGTGTTACCTGGCAACCGATGAAAATCACCGAACGCGATCTGCCGTTCGCCATTCGGGCCGCGCACGTGCACGACCGCGTCGAGCGCAGCGAGTGCAACGCACATATCGCTCGGATGGGTGGCGATGCACTGTTCGCCCTGGCCGAGAACGGCGTGAATTCGATTGTAACCATCGAGCGCCCCGCAGCCACTACCGGGTTTGCGTTTGTTACACGCTGGGAACGCCGGATCGTAAAAATAATAGCAACGCGTCCGCTGCATCAGATTCCCTCCCACAGTTGCCATGTTGCGGAGTTGCGGACTCGCGCCAGAAAGGAGTGCCTGGCTCAAAACAGGATAACGCGTTTTGATTAACTGATGCTCTGCAACATCCGAATTGCGGGCCATTGCACCGATGCGCACGCCTTTATTCGGGAGTTCCTCGATTTGCGCGAGTGGCAGCCGATTGATATCAATCAACCCATTAGGCGTTTCCACGCCCATTTTCATCAGGTCGATCAGATTCGTTCCGCCACCAAGGAATTTGCTTTGGGGTTTTCCGGAGACAGCTGTGACAGCCTGATTCGCATCCTCTGCGCGCACATAAGTAAACGGATTCATGCGCGACCCTTGGTCTTCGCTTCTTTGATCGCGGCTAGAATATTCGGGTAAGCGCCGCAACGACAGATATTGCCGCTCATCCATTCGCGAATTTCATCGTCGCTGTTGGCGTGACCTTCGTGTAACAGCGCGACCGCCGAACAAATTTGCCCAGGCGTGCAATAACCACATTGAAATCCGTCATGCTCGATGAAAGCCGCTTGCATCGGATGCAGTTCATCACCATTCGCGAGTCCTTCGATGGTGGTGATCTCATCGCCTTCGTGCATTACTGCCAGAGTGAGACAGGAGTTGATTCGCCGCGCATTGACTAACACGGTGCACGCGCCGCACTGGCCGTGATCGCAGCCTTTTTTCGAACCCGTCAGTTGCAGTCTTTCCCGCAATGCGTCGAGCAATGTCACCCGTGGATCGACATCCAGCGCGTGACTTTTGCCGTTGATCTTGAGATTCACTTTAAGTAAATCGCTCGTCCCTTCGGGTGTTGCCGTCGGGGTGACCTGATCGAGCGAAGCGGAACCGACAAGATGCGGTCCGATGGCAAGAACAGCGCTGGTTCCAGCGACCTGCTTAATAAATTTTCTGCGCGTTTCGAGATGACCGATAATCCCAAGCTCATTTGATTCGCTGGCATCGGATGCAAGCGGCTCTTCCGATTCGCTGGACATCGTTTAAGAAATCGCAGGCCGCGTGGATAGCGGTTCGAAAATCTCGCTTCGAGCGAGAAAAATTAGGCCAGCGGCGAACGGCAAACAGTCTTCGGGAAAGGTGGCGCGAGAGAAATCAAGCCGGGTCAGGAGTGCTCGCCGGGTCCGCATTTTGGACGGGAGCTGGCTGTACATTCGGCGTCGGCAGGTGTGGATGTGCGTCTTCTGTATCTGTGGCCGCTGCCTTGATGGTGGACCCGGTGGAGCGGACAACCTGTTCGATTTTCATTTCAGTCGTTGCCAACGGATCGTATGAGACATGCAGCGCGCCCTTTTCTATTTTGCTTTCGATTACGCCG
Encoded proteins:
- a CDS encoding FAD-binding molybdopterin dehydrogenase encodes the protein MNPFTYVRAEDANQAVTAVSGKPQSKFLGGGTNLIDLMKMGVETPNGLIDINRLPLAQIEELPNKGVRIGAMARNSDVAEHQLIKTRYPVLSQALLSGASPQLRNMATVGGNLMQRTRCYYFYDPAFPACNKRKPGSGCGALDGYNRIHAVLGQGEQCIATHPSDMCVALAALDAVVHVRGPNGERQIAFGDFHRLPGNTPERDTNLGPDELIIAVDLPAIPFAVRSHYLKVRDRASYAFALVSVAAALDLGSNNEINAARVALGGVAHKPWRANVAEKKLIGQEANENTFRVAAEAELAAAKGYKYNSFKIELAKRAIVRALSNVAAMG